The proteins below are encoded in one region of Belonocnema kinseyi isolate 2016_QV_RU_SX_M_011 chromosome 5, B_treatae_v1, whole genome shotgun sequence:
- the LOC117173533 gene encoding secreted RxLR effector protein 161-like → MQIYPYPELIGSSSYLVTCTRPDLAYSVSYLSQFNSRYVDTDWGACPIDRRSYTGRVYTLSGGAVSWEYRKQKAVALSSTETEYRKYYNSDI, encoded by the coding sequence ATGCAAATATATCCTTACCCAGAACTTATCGGTTCCTCATCATATTTGGTAACATGTACGAGACCTGACTTGGCCTATTCAGTGAGCTATTTAAGTCAGTTCAACAGTCGTTACGTTGATACTGATTGGGGTGCATGCCCTATAGATCGACGTTCTTACACTGGTCGCGTTTATACACTCAGTGGAGGTGCTGTAAGTTGGGAATATAGGAAGCAAAAAGCGGTTGCCCTCTCCAGTACCGAAACTGAATATAGGAAATACTACAATTCAGACATTTAA